Within the Mugil cephalus isolate CIBA_MC_2020 chromosome 1, CIBA_Mcephalus_1.1, whole genome shotgun sequence genome, the region GATGAGAAGTCCTCTGAACCTCTGACCACACAACATGCTGGTTACTATTCAAATGGACAAATGAGAGTCTCACAGGAAGGACTGTActggtgcagaggaggaagaggagacccAGTTTACTACACAGAGTACAGCGATTCAGTCAGGATCAATGGAAATGGTGAGTTTGAAAAAAGGAGGAACCAAAAAATGCAGACATCCAATGTCTATCTATGGATACATCAAGTCATTCTGTTTGATGTTgaattttgtgtctttattaatgAATCTTGAACATGAACAGTTCCAAACAAGGTGACTGTGACTCTCCAACCCAACTGGCCTCAGAtctacagaggagaggagattactctcagatgtgagatccatGGAGAAGACACTGAGTGGGAGTATGAATGGAGATCTACCAGTTCATACAAACCTCCAAATCTAAATGAGTTCAGGATTAAATCTGATTCTTCACTCCACACTGGAGACTACAAGTGTAAAGGTAGAATGAAAAGTGAACAACAGTcttcaacagagtggagtgattcCTTCAGATTGACTGTATTCATCAGTAAGTCTCATAATAGTTCACCAGTCACCACGTATTTAATTGTaacttcatatttatatcataaatattttattaagcGATAGCAGACAATCATGTTAAGATAAATAA harbors:
- the LOC125023317 gene encoding high affinity immunoglobulin gamma Fc receptor IB-like; this translates as MRVSQEGLYWCRGGRGDPVYYTEYSDSVRINGNVPNKVTVTLQPNWPQIYRGEEITLRCEIHGEDTEWEYEWRSTSSYKPPNLNEFRIKSDSSLHTGDYKCKGRMKSEQQSSTEWSDSFRLTVFINKQPVLSVSPSWL